GTTTCCACTTCGGACGAATTGGTTCTTTTTGCAATTTCATCCTCGCTTGCGATGGCGTTCGGGCGGCCTTCTTCGAATTGCATTCCACACAAGCCAGGACACAATTCTCCCATGAAGTTTCGCCACCTTGAGACCGCGGCAATACGTGATCGATTGTGAGTTCTTCGCTGCCTGGTTGGCAACCACAGTACTGGCACGTATAACGGTCACGCTTGAAAACATTTCGGCGGCTGAACGTCACAACATTACGGGGGACTCGATCATACTTCAAAAGCGTAATCACTTCTGGTACCCGAAATCGTGAGTGACTACTTTGAATCGACAATTCATCGTCATTTGGATGTAACTTTGCCCAATCTGACCACGAATATGTTTGATAGTCAGCAGGGTCGACGATCAACGCGCTCTCGTTCCAGATTTTGACAACGGCACGGGCAACGGTTGTAACCCCCA
The Gimesia aquarii DNA segment above includes these coding regions:
- a CDS encoding HNH endonuclease, which encodes MVASTLERPTLILNRNWQPVGVTTVARAVVKIWNESALIVDPADYQTYSWSDWAKLHPNDDELSIQSSHSRFRVPEVITLLKYDRVPRNVVTFSRRNVFKRDRYTCQYCGCQPGSEELTIDHVLPRSQGGETSWENCVLACVECNSKKAARTPSQARMKLQKEPIRPKWKPFYAMQSIRIDSWFRFISESYWNVELET